The following are from one region of the Actinomyces sp. oral taxon 897 genome:
- the secD gene encoding protein translocase subunit SecD, whose protein sequence is MATPQTKHPGRRLLTIFLLLALGYGALVAGSVTGRASLTPGLALDLEGGTQIILTPTTSDGSEITDQDVDQAIEIIRQRVDASGVAEAQISRQGGQNIVVSLPGTPSQETLELVRTSAVLYFRPVIRILRGSASAIAQARNQAAAKAAASASPEASAEPSAEPTTPAPDAEPTESTEPAEPAGEPTTPAAEPTTPAPTAPATVTPEQVATALADVNKDGTISSDPLPSTSEDNSSDSWITEQMIYDAAMTDCTAEHNLTGSTQDPAKAVISCAKDGSGTVYLLGPADIAGTNIANATSGLETTSQGSTTNKWVVSLEFDSEGTSQFAAVSKRLLAYRDAAGAKSSSGQANPQAQVNQQKAEFAIVLDGLTIMASGFSPDVKSPITNGRVQISGSFTQAQARTLANQLSFGSLPLSFTVQSEQQISATLGTEQLSNGLIAGMVGFLLIILYLAWQYRGLSVVAVASLVIAAAATYLVIAALSWSMGYRLSLAGVAGLIISIGITVDSFIIYFERVRDEVRHGRTLVAAVDEGWRHARQTIVVSDAVNLVAAVVLYFLAVGGVQGFAFTLGVTTIVDLGVIILFTHPMMVWILRFRFFGEGHRLSGLDPEHLGARSLAAYGRGRQRVVETSMASLARRKASRGRDAEPQDDVDQEAGDAPDQDATSGKDGETR, encoded by the coding sequence GTGGCCACTCCACAGACCAAGCACCCAGGACGCAGGCTCCTGACGATATTCCTCCTACTCGCCCTGGGCTACGGCGCCCTCGTCGCCGGCTCCGTGACGGGCCGGGCCTCCCTGACCCCGGGACTGGCCCTGGACCTGGAGGGAGGGACCCAGATCATCCTGACGCCCACCACCTCCGACGGCTCGGAGATCACGGACCAGGACGTCGACCAGGCTATTGAGATCATCCGCCAGCGCGTGGACGCCTCCGGCGTGGCCGAGGCCCAGATCTCCCGCCAGGGCGGCCAGAACATCGTCGTCTCCCTGCCGGGGACCCCGAGCCAGGAGACCCTGGAGCTCGTACGCACCTCCGCGGTCCTGTACTTCCGTCCCGTCATCCGCATCCTGCGCGGCTCGGCCTCCGCCATCGCCCAGGCCCGTAACCAGGCCGCGGCCAAGGCGGCGGCCTCCGCCAGCCCCGAGGCGAGCGCGGAGCCCAGCGCGGAGCCGACCACCCCGGCGCCTGACGCCGAGCCCACGGAGTCCACCGAGCCGGCCGAGCCCGCTGGTGAGCCCACCACCCCGGCCGCCGAGCCGACCACCCCGGCGCCCACCGCACCGGCCACCGTCACCCCCGAGCAGGTGGCCACCGCCCTGGCGGACGTCAACAAGGACGGCACGATCTCCTCCGACCCCCTGCCGTCCACCAGCGAGGACAACTCCTCGGACTCCTGGATCACCGAGCAGATGATCTACGACGCGGCCATGACGGACTGCACCGCCGAGCACAACCTCACCGGCTCCACCCAGGACCCCGCCAAGGCCGTCATCTCCTGCGCCAAGGACGGGTCGGGCACGGTCTACCTCCTGGGCCCGGCCGACATCGCGGGCACGAACATCGCCAACGCCACCTCGGGCCTGGAGACCACGAGCCAGGGGAGCACCACCAACAAGTGGGTGGTCAGCCTGGAGTTCGACTCCGAGGGCACCAGCCAGTTCGCCGCCGTCTCCAAGCGGCTCCTGGCCTACCGCGACGCCGCCGGCGCCAAGAGCTCCTCCGGCCAGGCCAACCCGCAGGCCCAGGTCAACCAGCAGAAGGCCGAGTTCGCCATCGTCCTGGACGGACTGACCATTATGGCCTCCGGCTTCTCCCCGGACGTCAAGAGCCCCATTACCAACGGACGGGTGCAGATCTCCGGCAGCTTCACCCAGGCCCAGGCCCGTACCCTGGCCAACCAGCTCTCCTTCGGCTCCCTGCCGCTGAGCTTCACCGTCCAGTCCGAGCAGCAGATCTCGGCCACCCTGGGGACCGAGCAGCTGAGCAACGGCCTCATTGCCGGAATGGTCGGCTTCCTGCTCATTATCCTCTACCTGGCCTGGCAGTACCGGGGACTGTCGGTCGTGGCGGTGGCCTCCCTGGTCATAGCCGCCGCCGCGACCTACCTGGTGATCGCGGCCCTGTCCTGGTCCATGGGGTACCGCCTGTCCCTGGCCGGGGTGGCCGGACTCATTATCTCCATCGGTATCACGGTGGACTCCTTCATTATCTACTTCGAGCGGGTCCGTGACGAGGTCCGTCACGGCCGTACCCTGGTGGCCGCCGTGGACGAGGGCTGGCGTCACGCCCGGCAGACCATCGTGGTCTCCGACGCCGTCAACCTGGTGGCCGCCGTGGTCCTCTACTTCCTGGCGGTCGGCGGGGTGCAGGGATTCGCCTTCACCCTGGGGGTGACCACCATCGTGGACCTGGGGGTCATTATCCTGTTCACCCATCCCATGATGGTGTGGATCCTGCGCTTCCGCTTCTTCGGCGAGGGCCACCGGCTCTCGGGCCTGGACCCCGAGCACCTGGGCGCCCGCAGCCTGGCCGCCTACGGCCGGGGACGCCAGAGGGTCGTCGAGACCTCCATGGCCTCCCTGGCCCGTCGCAAGGCCTCCCGCGGCCGCGACGCCGAGCCGCAGGACGACGTCGACCAGGAGGCCGGGGACGCCCCGGACCAGGACGCCACGAGCGGAAAGGACGGTGAGACGAGGTGA
- a CDS encoding preprotein translocase subunit YajC: MLMTLAIMILAMWGMSVLLRRQQRKAQAEQERRTEEALVPGNWVRTVGGFYGTVVEVDGDVVTLATPLGDESLWNRRSIAGAEEPPFAVTDSQDDQVPDSTEPDAVPDAADAADAAATAAGQAATDAAEAATAEQENHDR, from the coding sequence ATGCTCATGACCCTTGCCATCATGATCCTCGCCATGTGGGGGATGTCCGTGCTCCTCAGGCGGCAGCAGCGCAAGGCGCAGGCGGAGCAGGAGCGTCGTACCGAGGAGGCCCTGGTACCGGGCAACTGGGTGCGTACCGTGGGCGGCTTCTACGGCACCGTGGTCGAGGTCGACGGCGACGTGGTCACCCTGGCCACCCCGCTGGGCGACGAGTCCCTGTGGAACAGGCGCTCTATCGCCGGCGCCGAGGAGCCGCCCTTCGCCGTCACCGACTCCCAGGACGACCAGGTCCCGGACAGCACGGAGCCTGACGCCGTCCCGGACGCCGCGGATGCCGCGGACGCTGCCGCCACTGCTGCCGGGCAGGCCGCCACGGACGCCGCGGAGGCCGCCACCGCCGAGCAGGAGAACCACGACCGCTGA
- the ruvB gene encoding Holliday junction branch migration DNA helicase RuvB, whose amino-acid sequence MAEDARLVGGAADATERAAEAALRPRRLEDFTGQEVVRTQLSVVLRAALARGTTPDHVLLSGPPGLGKTTLAMIIAAEVGGSLRLTSGPAVQHAGDLAAILSSLEEGDVLFIDEIHRLARTAEEMLYLAMEDYRVDVVVGKGPGATSIPLALPPFTVVGATTRAGLLPAPLRDRFGFTGHLDYYDPAELARILARSAGLLGVSLDADAAAELASRSRGTPRIANRLLRRVQDWAEVHGTPGRLDLQAARGALEVFEVDALGLDRLDRQVLTALCSRFGGGPVGLTTLAVSVGEEPETVETVAEPYLVREGLVVRTPRGRAATPAAYAHLGLAVPAEGVLFT is encoded by the coding sequence GTGGCTGAGGACGCCCGCCTCGTGGGCGGGGCGGCGGACGCCACCGAGCGGGCCGCCGAGGCCGCGCTGCGTCCTAGGCGCCTGGAGGACTTCACCGGCCAGGAGGTCGTGCGCACCCAGCTCTCCGTGGTCCTGCGCGCGGCCCTGGCCCGGGGCACCACGCCCGACCACGTCCTGCTCTCCGGGCCGCCCGGGCTGGGCAAGACCACCCTGGCCATGATTATCGCCGCCGAGGTCGGGGGCAGCCTGCGCCTGACCTCCGGGCCGGCGGTCCAGCACGCCGGGGACCTGGCCGCCATCCTGTCCTCCCTGGAGGAGGGCGACGTCCTCTTTATCGACGAGATCCACCGCCTGGCCCGCACCGCCGAGGAGATGCTCTACCTGGCCATGGAGGACTACCGGGTGGACGTGGTGGTGGGCAAGGGCCCCGGGGCCACCTCCATCCCCCTGGCGCTGCCGCCCTTCACCGTGGTGGGGGCCACCACCCGGGCCGGGCTGCTGCCCGCGCCCCTGCGGGACCGCTTCGGCTTCACCGGGCACCTGGACTACTACGACCCGGCGGAGCTGGCCCGTATCCTGGCCCGCAGCGCCGGGCTGCTGGGGGTGAGCCTGGACGCCGACGCGGCCGCCGAGCTCGCCAGCCGCTCGCGGGGCACGCCGCGCATTGCCAACCGCCTGCTGCGCCGGGTCCAGGACTGGGCCGAGGTCCACGGCACCCCCGGGCGCCTGGACCTTCAGGCCGCCCGCGGCGCCTTGGAGGTCTTCGAGGTGGACGCCCTGGGGCTGGACCGTCTCGACCGGCAGGTCCTTACCGCCCTGTGCTCACGGTTCGGCGGCGGGCCTGTGGGTTTGACCACGCTGGCGGTCAGCGTGGGGGAGGAGCCGGAGACCGTGGAGACCGTGGCCGAGCCCTACCTGGTGCGTGAGGGCCTGGTGGTCCGTACCCCCCGGGGCCGGGCGGCGACCCCGGCCGCCTACGCCCACCTGGGGCTGGCGGTCCCGGCCGAGGGTGTGCTCTTCACCTGA